The nucleotide window GAATCTGGTAAGAAGTTGTATCTTCTTGTGAGCATGCTGTGTAAATTTGGCATTCAGATAGATAGCATGCTACAGCTGTTCGTGCAGTGCCCATGGGTTCTAAACATGAAATTTCCAAAGAATCTGCAGAAGTCAGTGGATTTTTTGACTCAGATAGGAATGGAGGCATTTGACATTGCTCGGGTTGTCTCATCATGCCCTGAAATTCTTGGTGCTAGTTCTTGTCAGAGTGCTGCTATTGTGTTGTCTACCATGAACCTGTCTGCTGCGAGGTTATGTAATATCATAAAAGATGACCCTATGCAGTTTGGTACTTTGGTATCAAAGAAAAAAATTGCAGCTGTGACAAAGATAGACAGTTTTTATCTTGGAGAGAAGGCTGAATTTTTGCTGAAGATCGGCTTCATTGAGAACTCTGACGACATGGTGAAGGCAATGTCCCATTTTCGTGGCCGCGGTGACCAGCTTCAAGAGAGGCTAGATTGCTTGGTCGATGCTGGATTGGACTATGAGGATGCCTGCAGCATGATCAAAGTGGCCCCATTTATACTGAACATGTCAGTGAGTATGATCAAGAAAAAGATCAGCTACATTCTGAATGACATTGGATACACTCTTGAATCTGTTGTTGCTTTTCCTGCGATTTTCGGGTACAGTTTGGAGAAGATGAAGCTGAGATTCATGATGTACAAGTGGCTCACCGAAAATGGTGTCAAGATCAAACCAACAAACAAGAACAAGGTAAACAAGTCCATGGTAGCCTTGAGCACCATCATGGCATGCTCAGATGTCAGGTTTGTGAAGCAATTTGTGAATCTTCACCCTGGTGGACTGGATCAATGGCAAAGGTTGAAGAATTGTTCAACTATTCAGTAGGAATTACAAGACAAATATTCAATTTTATTTGGGAAAATATTCCGACACACAAGCTTTATTTCTTCAGCTGCCCCCTTGCAATGCAGGGCTAAAATACAAATCTTGACACATCTTCACAAATGCCATGTCTGAAAACTCAAGTTTTCATATTTGGAGGTTTTTACTTTAGATCTTGACTGAAAAACTGCTAGGACCTATTTGGAGAGGAATATCTCTTGGAAAGCTTTGGTATTTAGTTATTAGTATGTTGTAGGATATATCAGTTCATCACAATTGTATACATGTATAAACCTGTTATTAACATCCCATGTGAGGTTGACCAGCGGTATAAGGCTAATTGCCAGTCAGTTTCCAGATTACCTTTTTTTCTGTAATGTTAGCGATAAAATTTCTATGAAATCACCAAAGTCCATTCCAACTCTTTGTTGGCCCCGACTTTATCATTTACAGTTCAACTGGTAGTATGGCTTACAGTTTCATTCTAACCGATATATAATTGACAGAGACTTGCCTATTATATTAAAGGCTGATTTTAGTATTACGCGTGGATCATCGAAACTCCGTTTGGTTGGACCATTTCTGCCGACCACCATCAGGTGTGCGTACTAGAATAGAGAGAAGTAGCGCTGAATGTTTCTATGTATGCTTTGTGATAACTGATAAGTACTTTGTGATTTGTCGATCTGCATCTGCCAGAGCCAGTGCGGGAGCTACCACACTGAGCTGCACTGAACCTTGTGAATTTTGTATTGTGATTAATGCTTGTGATTTTAGGGTTGTAGTATGAAGATCTATTTTGACCTTCTGAACCTAAATAGGCTGTGCCTCGGTTGTCCTTATCACAAAAGATTTAAGAACAAGGCGCGATGTCCTTGTCAAAAAAGATTTCATGAATACCAAAAAAGGCATGGAGTATGTAAGAGATAAAATTTCCGAGCATTTGGTATATTCTGTGTTTTGGTTTTGTCTATTCATCAAATGATTTTCACTTTTCACATTGAAGC belongs to Triticum urartu cultivar G1812 chromosome 7, Tu2.1, whole genome shotgun sequence and includes:
- the LOC125523944 gene encoding transcription termination factor MTEF18, mitochondrial isoform X2, producing the protein MLAEHMSKNSPAFLARLLANADAGGGADVRLSVSRFLQYHPINEFEPFFESIGLRPSELGKFLPSDLIYLKDAVELLENYQVLCDYGVPRTKIGKVYKEANEVFGYGHSVLFSKLQEYEQLGLSKSTITKLVVCCPKLLIGEANLEFLHVLDKLKASGIMLGWFRGGLSDESTHNWRRTLKMLEFLDMMGSNNKTLLVRLIKEHPRFVFGESGKKLYLLVSMLCKFGIQIDSMLQLFVQCPWVLNMKFPKNLQKSVDFLTQIGMEAFDIARVVSSCPEILGASSCQSAAIVLSTMNLSAARLCNIIKDDPMQFGTLVSKKKIAAVTKIDSFYLGEKAEFLLKIGFIENSDDMVKAMSHFRGRGDQLQERLDCLVDAGLDYEDACSMIKVAPFILNMSVSMIKKKISYILNDIGYTLESVVAFPAIFGYSLEKMKLRFMMYKWLTENGVKIKPTNKNKVNKSMVALSTIMACSDVRFVKQFVNLHPGGLDQWQRLKNCSTIQ